Proteins encoded together in one Kitasatospora albolonga window:
- a CDS encoding actinorhodin polyketide synthase gives MTATTTTTTVTLADLTRMLRESAGEEEGVDLDGDVIDTPFMELGYDSLALLQVIGQIQREYGIEIPDDAVVDAETPRALLALVNAGQTATA, from the coding sequence ATGACCGCCACCACGACCACCACGACCGTCACCCTGGCCGATCTGACCCGGATGCTCCGCGAGAGCGCGGGCGAGGAGGAGGGCGTCGACCTGGACGGCGACGTCATCGACACCCCCTTCATGGAGCTCGGCTACGACTCCCTGGCCCTGCTCCAGGTCATCGGCCAGATCCAGCGCGAGTACGGCATCGAGATACCGGACGACGCCGTGGTCGACGCCGAGACCCCGAGGGCGCTCCTCGCCCTCGTCAACGCCGGACAGACCGCCACGGCCTGA
- a CDS encoding LLM class F420-dependent oxidoreductase, whose protein sequence is MDFGLVLQTDPPASAVVGLMRRAERNGFRYGWTFDSAVLWQEPFVIYSRILEHTDRLTVGPMVTNPGTRTWEVTASTFATLNDMYGNRTVCGIGRGDSAMRVAGRRPNTLARLGEAIDVIRDLAEGREAVVDGQPVQIPWVKDGRLPVWMAAYGPKALALAGQKADGFILQLADPFLTEWMIKAVRDAASDAGRDPDSVTICVAAPAYVGDDLDHAREQCRWFGGMVGNHVADLVARYGEHSGLVPEALTAYIAGRSGYDYSHHGRTGNPDTAFVPDEIVDRFCLLGPAEAHIEKLRHLKELGVDQFAVYNMHDAKEATIDAYGSEIIPALTG, encoded by the coding sequence ATGGACTTCGGACTCGTCCTCCAGACCGACCCGCCCGCATCGGCCGTCGTCGGCCTGATGCGCCGCGCCGAGCGCAACGGCTTCCGCTACGGCTGGACCTTCGACTCCGCGGTGCTCTGGCAGGAGCCGTTCGTCATCTACAGCCGCATCCTGGAGCACACCGACCGCCTCACCGTGGGCCCCATGGTCACCAACCCCGGCACCCGCACCTGGGAGGTCACCGCCTCCACCTTCGCCACCCTCAACGACATGTACGGCAACCGCACGGTGTGCGGGATCGGGCGCGGCGACTCCGCGATGCGGGTCGCGGGCCGCCGCCCCAACACGCTGGCCCGCCTCGGCGAGGCCATCGACGTCATCCGGGACCTCGCCGAGGGCCGGGAGGCCGTGGTCGACGGACAGCCGGTGCAGATCCCGTGGGTGAAGGACGGGCGGCTGCCGGTCTGGATGGCGGCGTACGGGCCCAAGGCCCTCGCACTGGCCGGACAGAAGGCGGACGGCTTCATCCTCCAGCTCGCCGACCCCTTCCTCACCGAGTGGATGATCAAGGCGGTACGGGACGCGGCGTCCGACGCCGGACGCGACCCGGACTCCGTCACCATCTGCGTCGCCGCCCCCGCCTACGTGGGCGACGACCTCGACCACGCCCGTGAGCAGTGCCGCTGGTTCGGCGGCATGGTCGGCAACCACGTCGCCGACCTGGTCGCCCGCTACGGCGAGCACTCCGGCCTGGTGCCCGAGGCGCTCACCGCGTACATCGCGGGCCGCTCCGGCTACGACTACAGCCACCACGGCCGCACCGGCAACCCGGACACCGCCTTCGTCCCGGACGAGATCGTCGACCGGTTCTGCCTGCTGGGCCCCGCCGAGGCGCACATCGAGAAGCTGCGCCACCTGAAGGAGCTCGGCGTCGACCAGTTCGCCGTCTACAACATGCACGACGCCAAGGAGGCGACGATCGACGCGTACGGCTCCGAGATCATCCCCGCCCTGACCGGCTGA